The following coding sequences are from one Rhodothermus sp. window:
- a CDS encoding response regulator, whose protein sequence is MPGKPRILWADDEIELLRPHILLLETKGYEVTSVTNGADAVEQVRRHHFDLVLLDEQMPGMGGLETLSEIKALAPELPVVLVTKSEEEQLMEEALGRQISDYLTKPVNPSQILLTCKRLLEQPRIRSEKVSQEYLQAFARIAAALQGPLTPDEWIDLYRQLTRFDLELEGDEGARQILEDQFREANRIFGRYVETVYPDWLASQPDKDRPILSHEVLSHFVLPALDEGCPVLFFIIDCMRFDQWLEFERLLTPLFDLKPAFHFSLLPTATPYARNAIFSGLLPRDLARRYPDAWSEAEESENSRNRNEERFLKDFFERRRLRARIRYEKLIGAADGRTFARQVNDFLQHDLSAIVVNFVDILAHSRSDSDVLKEIAPDERAYRALTRTWFEHSWLYQAFQELARQRCTIILTTDHGAIRCLHPTRVLGDRETSTALRFKFGRNLRGDERHAIFVRDPLPFGLPRSSITTTYLLAKEDYYFVYPTNYHHYVNLYRDTFQHGGVSLQEMIVPIVTMRPKAI, encoded by the coding sequence ATGCCAGGAAAACCGCGCATTCTCTGGGCCGACGACGAGATCGAATTGCTCCGGCCCCACATTCTGTTACTGGAAACCAAAGGCTACGAAGTTACCAGCGTCACCAATGGGGCCGACGCCGTCGAACAGGTGCGTCGCCATCATTTTGACCTGGTGCTTCTTGACGAACAGATGCCGGGTATGGGGGGGCTGGAGACGTTGTCCGAAATCAAGGCACTGGCCCCGGAGCTTCCCGTGGTGCTCGTCACCAAAAGCGAGGAAGAGCAGCTCATGGAAGAGGCCCTGGGACGCCAGATCAGTGACTACCTGACCAAACCCGTGAATCCGAGTCAGATCCTGCTTACCTGCAAGCGCCTGCTCGAGCAACCTCGCATCCGAAGCGAAAAAGTCTCGCAGGAATACCTGCAGGCCTTTGCGCGTATTGCAGCAGCCCTGCAGGGCCCCCTCACTCCCGACGAATGGATCGACCTGTATCGCCAGCTTACGCGCTTTGACCTGGAGCTGGAAGGCGACGAAGGTGCCCGTCAGATTCTGGAAGATCAGTTCCGTGAAGCCAACCGGATCTTTGGCCGCTACGTCGAAACCGTGTATCCCGACTGGCTGGCCTCGCAGCCCGATAAGGATCGGCCCATTCTATCTCACGAGGTGCTGTCGCATTTCGTGCTACCAGCACTCGACGAGGGCTGTCCTGTACTGTTTTTCATAATCGACTGCATGCGTTTCGATCAATGGCTCGAGTTTGAGCGGCTGCTAACGCCCCTGTTCGACCTGAAGCCGGCCTTCCACTTTTCGTTGCTGCCTACAGCCACTCCTTACGCCCGCAATGCCATCTTCAGCGGACTGCTGCCCCGCGACCTGGCCCGGCGCTACCCGGACGCCTGGTCCGAGGCCGAAGAGAGCGAAAATAGCCGCAATCGCAACGAAGAACGCTTCCTGAAAGACTTTTTTGAGCGACGCCGTCTTCGTGCCCGCATCCGCTACGAGAAGCTCATCGGAGCGGCCGATGGCCGCACCTTCGCCCGCCAGGTGAACGACTTCCTCCAACACGACCTGAGCGCCATTGTCGTAAACTTCGTGGACATTCTGGCCCATAGCCGCTCCGATTCGGATGTACTCAAGGAGATCGCTCCGGACGAACGTGCTTACCGGGCGCTGACGCGCACCTGGTTCGAGCACTCCTGGCTCTATCAGGCTTTTCAGGAGCTGGCTCGCCAGCGCTGTACCATCATCCTGACAACCGACCATGGCGCCATTCGCTGCCTGCACCCCACCCGAGTGCTCGGCGACCGCGAAACCTCGACGGCGCTTCGGTTCAAATTTGGCCGTAACCTGCGCGGCGACGAACGCCACGCCATCTTCGTGCGCGATCCGCTGCCCTTTGGATTGCCTCGCAGCAGCATAACTACTACCTACCTGCTGGCCAAAGAAGACTATTATTTCGTCTATCCGACCAACTATCACCACTACGTCAACCTGTACCGCGACACGTTCCAGCATGGCGGCGTCTCGTTGCAGGAAATGATTGTGCCGATCGTCACCATGCGCCCCAAAGCAATATGA
- the lhgO gene encoding L-2-hydroxyglutarate oxidase, whose product MTAPAVVIVGGGIVGLATAYRLMERMPKVHLTILEKEDRVAAHQTGRNSGVIHSGLYYRPGSLKAICCREGKRELIRFCEAEGIPYECCGKVIVAVEEAERSRLQALYERGQQNGVTCTLIGPERLRELEPHVQGVAAIYVPEAGIVSYRAVAERLRMKLEAAGHRVVLRAPVTRIVPDGRGVVLETPAGTFRADVAVGCAGLYADRIARMDGLEPGVRILPFRGEYYELRSERRQLCRSLIYPVPDPAYPFLGVHFTRMIDGRVECGPSAVLAFAREGYRLADVNPSELAEMLTYRGFWQLARRHWRKGVQELLQSLSKRYYLRQARRLIPEVAPEDLLPAPSGVRAQAVDLNGRLVDDFLVMESPHMVHVINAPSPAATSAFCIGTLVATRVQARFR is encoded by the coding sequence ATGACGGCACCTGCGGTTGTGATTGTGGGAGGGGGAATTGTCGGGCTGGCTACGGCCTATCGGCTTATGGAACGCATGCCGAAGGTGCATCTCACCATACTGGAAAAGGAAGACCGGGTGGCCGCGCATCAGACAGGCCGTAATTCCGGGGTGATCCATTCCGGGCTGTACTACCGACCAGGCTCGCTCAAGGCTATCTGTTGTCGGGAGGGCAAGCGAGAGCTGATTCGCTTTTGTGAGGCTGAAGGGATTCCTTACGAATGCTGCGGTAAGGTGATCGTGGCTGTCGAGGAGGCAGAGCGATCCCGTCTGCAGGCACTTTACGAGCGCGGACAACAGAATGGTGTAACGTGCACCCTGATCGGTCCGGAACGGCTTCGCGAACTGGAACCGCATGTGCAGGGCGTGGCGGCCATTTACGTGCCAGAGGCAGGTATTGTCAGTTATCGGGCGGTGGCCGAGCGACTTCGGATGAAGTTGGAGGCGGCCGGCCATCGCGTGGTGCTGCGGGCCCCGGTCACGCGTATCGTGCCGGACGGCCGAGGGGTGGTGCTTGAAACACCGGCCGGCACCTTCCGAGCCGATGTCGCCGTGGGATGTGCTGGACTGTACGCCGACCGGATCGCTCGCATGGACGGTCTGGAGCCAGGTGTACGTATTCTGCCCTTCCGTGGTGAATATTACGAGCTGCGGTCTGAACGGCGACAGCTGTGTCGTAGCCTGATCTATCCGGTACCGGATCCTGCCTATCCATTCTTGGGCGTGCACTTCACGCGCATGATTGATGGACGCGTGGAATGCGGGCCCAGTGCCGTGCTGGCCTTCGCCCGGGAGGGCTACCGGCTGGCCGATGTAAACCCGTCGGAGCTGGCCGAGATGCTGACCTACCGAGGCTTCTGGCAACTGGCCCGCCGGCACTGGCGCAAAGGAGTACAGGAGCTCCTGCAATCGCTCAGCAAACGGTATTACCTGCGCCAGGCCCGACGGCTCATTCCCGAGGTGGCGCCGGAGGACTTGTTGCCGGCTCCGTCAGGAGTGCGGGCCCAGGCTGTCGATCTCAATGGTCGCCTGGTGGATGACTTTCTCGTAATGGAGTCGCCACACATGGTGCACGTGATCAATGCTCCTTCACCGGCTGCCACTTCGGCATTTTGCATTGGGACCCTGGTCGCCACGCGCGTGCAGGCCCGATTCAGGTAA
- the trmB gene encoding tRNA (guanosine(46)-N7)-methyltransferase TrmB, with protein MILRTGQFTFPTPPVQLFGREAPLMLEIGFGDGGFLTEWAAHHPDWNVLGVEISPGSMRRAFGRVRRAGLTNVRLYLGQARFLVRNVLPPHSLSLVYVNFPDPWPKKRHQERRLLQASFFALLSTRLVNGGALRLTTDDAPYFAFAREEAEKTGLFRIEVTEPPSETLQTKYARRWQAQQKPIYHAIFTKQADAADLFPPAIERYDVMHHALLEGTLPELEHFEKLVHPFRGGHVIVLEAYRSLDGTGLLFLVRIEEEDLTQEVLVEARPKGEQVLVRVLPFGLPLSTRGTREAIRCLTGWLEAQGMRLAEAFF; from the coding sequence ATGATATTGCGTACCGGACAGTTTACCTTCCCGACGCCACCCGTGCAGCTTTTTGGCCGGGAGGCCCCCCTGATGCTGGAGATTGGCTTTGGCGACGGCGGTTTTCTGACGGAGTGGGCGGCGCATCACCCGGACTGGAACGTGCTGGGCGTGGAAATATCGCCGGGATCAATGCGGCGGGCGTTCGGACGGGTGCGCCGGGCCGGCCTGACCAATGTGCGGCTCTATCTGGGGCAGGCACGCTTTCTGGTGCGGAATGTGCTACCCCCACACAGCCTGTCGCTGGTCTATGTGAACTTTCCAGATCCCTGGCCAAAGAAGCGGCATCAGGAGCGACGCCTGTTGCAGGCATCGTTTTTTGCGTTGCTTTCCACCCGGCTGGTCAATGGCGGTGCGCTTCGGCTGACTACCGACGATGCCCCGTATTTTGCTTTTGCTCGGGAAGAAGCTGAAAAAACCGGGTTGTTTCGGATCGAAGTGACCGAGCCACCGTCGGAGACATTGCAGACCAAGTACGCACGCAGGTGGCAGGCACAACAGAAACCCATTTATCACGCCATTTTTACGAAGCAGGCGGACGCTGCCGATTTGTTTCCTCCCGCTATCGAACGCTATGACGTCATGCATCACGCGCTGCTGGAAGGTACACTGCCCGAGTTAGAGCATTTTGAGAAGCTCGTTCACCCCTTCAGAGGGGGGCACGTAATCGTACTGGAAGCCTATCGGTCGCTCGACGGCACCGGGCTGCTGTTTCTGGTTCGGATTGAAGAAGAAGATCTGACGCAGGAAGTGCTGGTCGAAGCCCGTCCGAAAGGCGAACAGGTGCTGGTGCGTGTGCTGCCGTTCGGGCTGCCGCTCTCGACCCGGGGCACGCGTGAAGCCATTCGATGCCTGACCGGATGGCTGGAGGCGCAAGGCATGCGTCTGGCGGAGGCGTTTTTCTGA
- a CDS encoding class I SAM-dependent methyltransferase — protein sequence MARRTLPLNDSLYDYLLSVSLREPEVLRRLRAETARHPQAEMQIAPEQGQFMALLVRLIGVRRALEIGVFTGYSALWVALALPPDGELIACDLSEEYTAVARRYWEAAGVADRITLRLGPARDTLEALLAEGAAGTFDLAFIDADKESYECYYEQTLQLVRPGGLILLDNLLMGGRVVDPTNREPAVEAIRQLNEKLCRDPRVDYALLPVGDGLGLARRR from the coding sequence ATGGCGCGTCGAACGCTTCCGCTGAACGACTCGCTCTATGATTATCTGCTGTCGGTCTCTTTGCGCGAGCCTGAAGTGCTCCGGCGGCTTCGGGCCGAAACGGCTCGTCATCCCCAGGCTGAGATGCAGATTGCACCGGAGCAGGGACAGTTCATGGCATTGCTGGTTCGGTTGATCGGTGTCCGGCGCGCCCTGGAAATCGGGGTATTCACTGGCTACAGTGCGCTCTGGGTAGCGCTGGCTTTGCCGCCGGACGGTGAATTGATCGCCTGTGATCTGAGCGAAGAGTACACAGCGGTGGCCCGGCGCTACTGGGAGGCGGCTGGTGTGGCCGATCGGATCACGTTGAGGCTGGGACCAGCACGCGACACGCTTGAGGCATTGCTGGCCGAGGGAGCGGCTGGCACATTTGACCTGGCGTTCATTGATGCCGATAAAGAATCGTACGAATGCTATTACGAACAGACGTTGCAACTGGTGCGTCCCGGCGGATTGATTCTGCTGGATAATCTCCTGATGGGAGGACGTGTGGTCGATCCGACGAACCGGGAACCGGCCGTCGAGGCAATTCGGCAGCTCAACGAGAAACTATGTCGGGATCCTCGCGTCGATTATGCACTACTGCCGGTTGGCGATGGGCTGGGCCTGGCCCGTCGGCGTTGA
- the tsaE gene encoding tRNA (adenosine(37)-N6)-threonylcarbamoyltransferase complex ATPase subunit type 1 TsaE: MNTAALTDLLPCETDSPEATLTLGRRLAKHLGPGDVVALYGDLGTGKTQLVKGIAAGLGIPETAVSSPTFTLVHEYRGGRLPLYHFDAYRLRTLEEFYDLGYEEYFYGDGVSVVEWADRIEPLLPPHTLRVRLEHLGGDRRRISYR; the protein is encoded by the coding sequence ATGAATACAGCCGCCCTAACGGACCTGCTACCCTGCGAAACGGACAGCCCGGAAGCCACGCTTACACTGGGCCGCCGCTTAGCCAAACACCTCGGACCGGGCGACGTGGTGGCCCTCTATGGAGACCTGGGCACCGGCAAAACGCAACTGGTTAAAGGTATCGCTGCAGGTCTGGGCATCCCCGAGACAGCGGTCAGCAGCCCCACGTTTACGCTGGTGCACGAGTATCGGGGGGGACGCCTCCCGCTGTATCACTTTGACGCCTATCGCCTGCGCACCCTCGAAGAGTTCTACGACCTGGGCTACGAAGAATACTTCTATGGAGACGGCGTCAGCGTCGTCGAATGGGCTGACCGCATCGAACCCCTGCTGCCACCGCACACGCTACGCGTACGTCTCGAACACCTGGGAGGCGACCGCCGCCGTATCAGCTACCGGTGA
- a CDS encoding 2'-5' RNA ligase family protein: MPARKTHHTAVVIIPPEAIWPPIQAIRTRYDRQVRRWMPHINLLYPFRPPEAWPDLLEAMAERIRPLLPFTVRLATIRYFRHPSGRCTLWLAPEPAEALDALQQALLAVAPECDDVRRHRGGFTPHLSIGQAPDAAACVTLQHALQQQWQPLTFPVTHVSLIWRNAPPDDVFRVGWEVGLEGIRPITPPTT, translated from the coding sequence ATGCCTGCCCGAAAGACCCACCATACCGCCGTTGTGATTATTCCGCCCGAAGCGATCTGGCCGCCTATTCAGGCTATCCGCACCCGTTACGATCGTCAGGTACGCCGTTGGATGCCCCACATCAACCTGCTCTATCCGTTTCGGCCGCCGGAGGCCTGGCCGGACCTGCTTGAAGCAATGGCCGAGCGCATCCGACCGTTGCTGCCTTTCACCGTACGTCTGGCTACGATTCGGTACTTTCGCCATCCGAGCGGCCGCTGTACGCTGTGGCTGGCGCCCGAGCCGGCCGAAGCCCTCGATGCACTCCAACAGGCGCTGCTGGCCGTAGCCCCGGAGTGCGACGACGTACGGCGTCACCGCGGCGGCTTTACGCCCCACCTGAGCATTGGTCAGGCCCCCGATGCCGCTGCCTGCGTGACGCTGCAGCACGCACTCCAGCAACAGTGGCAACCGCTGACGTTCCCCGTAACCCATGTCAGCCTTATCTGGCGGAATGCACCGCCGGACGACGTGTTTCGGGTGGGCTGGGAAGTCGGCCTGGAGGGCATCCGGCCGATTACTCCGCCGACCACGTAA
- a CDS encoding RNB domain-containing ribonuclease: protein MKPGTLVEYLENDRPQFALVLALRDRTVQALTPTGRRIRLPMRRIAIHHEHTATPDVLAEVVRTLEAQINALQAEIDLALLWETAREEGDTFDLQSLAHLYFGEAGTLEQGALLRALLADPLYFSRRGLTFSPRTPEQVEALQTAERRRREREAERQALRARLEQLLDAETDELPETPTQVLDALEAYLRQKQRSDITQVLADIARDRGMTTREAALEILLRTGRLDASADTFALLAGIEPAFPPEVLAAADALAPFAPADDRTDFTHLPAFHIDDASTREIDDAFTVEPLPEGGWRIGIHLADVPHFVLPGDVLDQEALRRGLTRYLPTGSIPMLPERLSHDLASLQPETVRPTLSVVVTVDAQEQIQDVQLVRGQIRVAYGFTYETVDAILAGDTPHELAPSLQVLARLSQSLTETRLARGALLIRRPELKVQVEGDTITLKVIDPDTPARRMVSEWMILANAEAARWAAEYELPMIYRVQDPPDDPELQGKKLDYDPVLLTTRLRGLRRTRLSTHPQPHAGLGLEAYVQITSPIRRYADLALQRQLVAALANAPLPYDTTRLFEVLATAEAAEREARTLEQQATRYWALVWLKRHTAQTFEAIVVTRRPAGYLVELQPYGLRGLLATADALRPGDCVIVRPEAVDPRRGRLRLQRA, encoded by the coding sequence ATGAAACCGGGCACCCTTGTTGAATACCTGGAAAACGACCGGCCACAATTTGCGCTGGTGCTGGCTCTGCGGGATAGAACGGTGCAGGCGCTTACCCCTACAGGGCGCCGCATTCGGCTGCCGATGCGCCGCATCGCTATTCACCATGAACACACCGCCACCCCCGATGTGCTTGCCGAGGTGGTGCGCACGCTGGAAGCGCAGATCAATGCCCTCCAGGCTGAAATCGACCTGGCTCTGCTCTGGGAAACCGCCCGTGAAGAAGGCGACACCTTTGATCTGCAAAGTCTGGCCCACCTCTACTTTGGCGAAGCTGGCACCCTGGAACAGGGAGCCCTGTTACGAGCGCTCCTGGCCGACCCCCTGTATTTTAGCCGACGTGGACTGACCTTTTCACCCCGCACCCCTGAGCAGGTCGAAGCCCTGCAGACGGCCGAGCGCCGCCGCCGGGAACGTGAGGCCGAACGCCAGGCGCTGCGTGCCCGACTGGAACAGCTGCTCGATGCGGAAACCGACGAACTGCCCGAAACGCCGACGCAGGTGCTGGATGCGCTGGAAGCCTATCTACGCCAGAAACAGCGCTCCGACATCACCCAGGTGCTGGCCGACATAGCTCGCGACCGGGGCATGACCACCCGCGAAGCTGCCCTGGAAATCCTGCTGCGCACGGGTCGCCTCGATGCTTCTGCCGATACATTCGCGCTGCTGGCCGGCATCGAACCTGCCTTTCCCCCCGAAGTGCTGGCCGCTGCCGACGCACTGGCCCCCTTTGCCCCTGCCGACGATCGCACCGACTTTACGCATCTGCCGGCTTTCCACATCGACGACGCTTCCACCCGCGAAATCGACGATGCCTTCACCGTCGAGCCTCTGCCCGAAGGCGGCTGGCGCATTGGCATCCATCTGGCCGACGTGCCCCACTTTGTCCTACCGGGAGATGTGCTCGACCAGGAAGCCCTGCGTCGAGGCCTGACCCGCTACCTGCCCACTGGCTCCATTCCCATGCTGCCCGAGCGCCTGAGCCATGACCTGGCCAGCCTGCAGCCCGAAACGGTTCGTCCTACGCTGAGCGTCGTGGTAACCGTCGACGCACAGGAGCAAATCCAGGACGTGCAGCTCGTACGCGGACAAATCCGGGTGGCGTACGGCTTCACCTACGAAACCGTTGACGCGATACTGGCCGGCGACACACCCCACGAACTGGCCCCATCGCTACAGGTGCTGGCCCGTCTGAGCCAATCGCTGACTGAAACTCGTCTGGCCCGGGGCGCCCTGCTGATTCGACGGCCGGAGCTCAAAGTTCAGGTAGAAGGCGACACGATTACGCTCAAGGTGATCGACCCCGACACCCCCGCCCGACGCATGGTCAGTGAATGGATGATTCTGGCCAACGCCGAAGCAGCCCGGTGGGCAGCCGAGTACGAATTGCCTATGATCTACCGCGTACAGGATCCCCCGGATGATCCCGAACTGCAGGGCAAAAAGCTGGACTACGATCCAGTCCTCCTGACCACCCGACTGCGCGGCCTGCGCCGCACCCGGTTATCTACACACCCCCAACCCCATGCCGGACTTGGCCTGGAAGCTTACGTGCAGATCACCTCACCGATCCGGCGCTATGCCGACCTGGCATTGCAGCGCCAGCTCGTAGCTGCCCTGGCCAACGCTCCGCTTCCCTACGACACTACCCGACTGTTCGAGGTGCTGGCCACAGCCGAAGCTGCCGAGCGCGAAGCCCGCACACTGGAACAGCAGGCCACCCGCTACTGGGCACTGGTCTGGCTCAAGCGCCACACGGCCCAGACGTTCGAAGCAATCGTTGTAACCCGCCGCCCGGCCGGATACCTTGTTGAATTGCAACCCTACGGCCTGCGTGGCCTGCTGGCCACCGCGGATGCGCTCAGGCCCGGCGACTGCGTTATCGTGCGCCCTGAAGCAGTGGATCCTCGCCGTGGCCGCCTCCGGCTGCAACGCGCCTGA
- a CDS encoding T9SS type A sorting domain-containing protein: protein MKRMHLPISLLGFWLILPATALQAQPPPLFELQEISIEALDPQAQQRWQVLQRLPMMVRLQVVRLPEQLWRYRAFTLAVDAAGCLVLEEGQGLRALTARLKELSVLSEEAVAWNGRIYADASVEVGEVSLVVMRTGAVTGHLLLGDWEYWVRPLSEGLHALVEIDPRKYPREWPGSPYYDGGGIPEEPVLAGVYPNPVRDRLVVRFGLPAAEEVELRVYDVLGREVVRRQLGRVAAGWHRVELATGAWSSGRYVVVLRVGERTLTQSITRVR from the coding sequence ATGAAGCGCATGCATCTTCCCATTTCCCTGCTGGGATTCTGGTTGATACTACCGGCCACGGCGCTTCAGGCCCAGCCCCCACCCCTGTTTGAGCTCCAGGAGATTTCGATAGAAGCGCTTGATCCTCAGGCCCAGCAACGCTGGCAGGTGTTGCAACGACTTCCAATGATGGTGCGGCTGCAGGTGGTGCGGCTTCCGGAGCAGCTCTGGCGCTATCGTGCTTTTACGCTGGCGGTGGATGCGGCGGGCTGTCTGGTGCTGGAAGAGGGCCAGGGTCTACGCGCGCTGACGGCGCGGCTGAAAGAACTGTCGGTGCTTTCGGAAGAGGCGGTGGCCTGGAACGGGCGGATCTACGCGGACGCGTCAGTAGAGGTGGGCGAAGTGTCGCTGGTAGTGATGCGGACGGGTGCGGTGACGGGTCATTTGTTGCTGGGGGATTGGGAGTACTGGGTGCGGCCGCTGAGTGAGGGGTTGCATGCGCTAGTGGAGATTGACCCGCGGAAGTATCCACGAGAGTGGCCGGGTAGTCCGTATTACGACGGTGGAGGGATTCCGGAGGAGCCGGTACTCGCAGGGGTGTATCCGAACCCGGTGAGAGATCGGCTGGTGGTGCGCTTTGGGTTGCCGGCGGCGGAGGAGGTGGAGCTCAGGGTGTATGATGTGTTGGGACGGGAGGTAGTGCGTCGGCAGCTGGGTCGCGTGGCGGCGGGGTGGCATCGGGTGGAGCTGGCGACGGGCGCCTGGTCGTCGGGTCGTTATGTGGTGGTGCTTCGGGTGGGTGAGCGTACGTTGACGCAGTCGATCACCCGGGTTCGGTAA
- the bstA gene encoding bacillithiol transferase BstA, which yields MSDTLRYPIGPFRWPDTPLTTEQREGLIAQLAELPVQVRQIVNQLSEVQLDRSYRPGGWTARQVVHHLADSHLNGYVRFRLALTEEAPLIKPYDQQRWADLPDARLAPVSASLALLDGLHARWVALLRSLRPEDFQRTFRHPEHGPLTLDQALALYAWHGRHHVAHLSLVRMQTAEAKSTGS from the coding sequence ATGTCTGATACCTTACGCTATCCGATCGGGCCGTTCCGATGGCCAGACACACCGCTGACCACGGAGCAGCGGGAGGGGCTGATCGCGCAACTGGCTGAATTGCCTGTGCAGGTGCGCCAGATTGTGAACCAGCTCTCCGAAGTGCAGCTGGATCGATCCTATCGACCGGGGGGCTGGACGGCCCGTCAGGTGGTACATCACCTGGCCGACAGTCACCTGAACGGCTACGTGCGTTTCCGGTTGGCGCTGACCGAGGAAGCGCCGCTGATTAAACCCTACGATCAGCAACGGTGGGCTGACCTGCCCGATGCCCGTTTGGCGCCGGTTTCGGCTTCGCTTGCCCTGCTGGACGGGTTGCATGCTCGCTGGGTGGCGTTGCTGCGCAGCCTGCGGCCGGAAGACTTTCAACGAACGTTCCGCCACCCAGAGCACGGTCCGCTGACGCTGGATCAGGCGTTGGCGCTCTACGCCTGGCACGGCCGCCACCATGTGGCGCATCTGTCGCTGGTGCGGATGCAAACGGCCGAAGCTAAATCGACGGGCTCATGA
- a CDS encoding M28 family metallopeptidase: MRLLLPGLLLALLFPLACQPTDPTQTAHEAITPALLAEHIQVLASDAFLGRAPASPGEEQTVKYLIEQFQTLGLQPGNGDRYTQEVPLAEITADPASARMEVQGRQSRLRFRYGDEAMFWTKRLVSEVSVTKSEVIFVGYGIVAPEYNWNDYEGVDVRGKTVVMLVNDPGYATGDSTLFTGRAMTYYGRWTYKFEEAARQGAAAALIIHETGPAGYPWAVVQGSWSGPQFTLVNDQQNMDRCAIEGWLTYESARRLFELAGQDLEQLKAAAARPGFRAVPLNLRFSASLHNTIREVRSQNVLALLPGQERPDEVVIYTAHWDHLGVDPSLPGDSIYNGALDNATGTAGLLVLAQAFTTLPEAPARSVLFLAVTAEEQGLLGSAYYATHPIFPPEKTVAVLNMDGLNVLGPMRDVTVIGYGMSELDDYAAAAAEAQGRYLRPDPEPEKGYYYRSDHFSFARAGIPALYLDAGIDHVAHGPEWTLARRAEYVEQHYHKPSDEYDPAWDLRGAVDDLRLLFDIGYRLANSNDFPNWREGTPFRALRDSQRAGS; this comes from the coding sequence ATGCGCCTGCTATTGCCCGGGCTGTTGCTCGCCCTGTTGTTTCCGCTGGCCTGCCAGCCAACAGATCCCACCCAGACCGCCCATGAAGCAATTACGCCGGCATTGCTGGCCGAGCATATTCAGGTGCTGGCCTCCGATGCGTTCCTAGGCCGGGCACCTGCCTCACCGGGTGAAGAGCAAACCGTGAAATACCTGATCGAACAGTTTCAAACGCTGGGCCTGCAACCGGGCAACGGTGACCGTTACACGCAGGAGGTGCCGCTGGCCGAGATTACGGCCGATCCGGCATCGGCCCGAATGGAGGTGCAGGGACGCCAAAGCCGGCTGCGTTTCCGCTATGGAGACGAAGCTATGTTCTGGACCAAACGGCTGGTGTCAGAGGTGTCGGTGACCAAAAGCGAGGTGATCTTTGTGGGTTATGGCATTGTAGCGCCCGAATACAACTGGAACGACTACGAAGGCGTGGACGTGCGCGGCAAAACCGTCGTCATGCTGGTGAACGACCCCGGCTACGCGACAGGCGACTCGACACTTTTCACCGGCCGGGCTATGACCTATTATGGCCGCTGGACTTACAAATTTGAGGAGGCTGCCCGACAGGGTGCCGCAGCCGCCCTCATTATCCACGAGACTGGTCCGGCAGGCTACCCGTGGGCCGTGGTGCAGGGGTCCTGGTCCGGCCCGCAGTTTACGCTGGTAAACGATCAGCAGAATATGGATCGATGTGCGATCGAAGGGTGGTTGACCTATGAGTCCGCCCGGCGACTCTTTGAACTGGCCGGACAGGACCTGGAACAGCTCAAGGCAGCCGCCGCCCGACCAGGTTTTCGAGCAGTGCCGCTGAACCTTCGCTTTTCGGCCTCGCTGCACAACACCATTCGGGAGGTGCGCTCACAAAACGTGCTGGCACTGCTCCCGGGCCAAGAACGCCCCGATGAAGTCGTGATTTACACCGCACACTGGGATCACCTGGGCGTCGACCCATCGCTGCCCGGCGACAGCATCTACAATGGCGCACTCGACAACGCCACGGGTACAGCCGGATTGCTGGTACTTGCACAGGCTTTTACGACGCTACCCGAAGCGCCTGCCCGCTCTGTGCTGTTTCTGGCCGTGACTGCCGAAGAGCAGGGCCTGCTGGGCTCGGCTTACTACGCCACCCATCCGATCTTTCCGCCCGAAAAAACCGTGGCCGTCCTGAACATGGATGGCCTGAACGTGCTGGGTCCTATGCGCGACGTGACGGTGATTGGCTATGGCATGTCGGAGCTGGACGATTATGCGGCGGCCGCCGCCGAAGCGCAGGGTCGCTACTTGCGCCCCGATCCCGAGCCGGAAAAAGGCTACTATTACCGCTCAGACCACTTCAGCTTCGCCCGTGCGGGCATTCCGGCACTCTACCTGGACGCCGGTATCGACCACGTGGCGCACGGTCCGGAATGGACGCTGGCGCGCCGTGCCGAATATGTAGAGCAGCACTACCATAAGCCCTCGGACGAGTACGACCCGGCGTGGGACCTGCGCGGGGCCGTGGACGATCTGCGTCTGCTGTTCGATATCGGCTACCGGCTGGCAAACAGCAACGACTTTCCTAACTGGCGCGAAGGCACCCCCTTCCGCGCGCTGCGCGACAGCCAGCGCGCCGGAAGTTGA